The genomic stretch TAAGAGACGGAACCCAGGGAGAAAACATCAGCTTTACCGCCAAAGAGAAAATCCAGATTGCAAAACGCCTGGACGACTTCGGCATCCATTACATCGAGGGCGGCTGGCCGGGTTCCAATCCCAGGGACATGCAGTTTTTCGACCTGGCTCAAAACACAACCTTCAACAACGCGCGTATAACAGCATTCGGTTCTACCCGTAAACCGCGTATCGCCGCCGCTGACGACCCGAACTTGCAGGCGCTTTTGAAAAGCAATACTCCGGCGGTGACCATCTTCGGCAAAACGTGGAATCTCCATGTCAAGCAGGTCATGAACAACACGCTGAAAGAAAATCTGGCCATGATATTCGAATCGGTCGAATTTCTAAAAAACAATGACCGCGAAGTGATTTACGATGCCGAACATTTTTTTGACGGGTACAAGGACAACCCCGATTATGCCCTGCAGACCTTAACGGCGGCGGCTGACGCCGGGGCGCAATTTATTGTTCTCTGCGACACCAACGGCGGCAGCCTCCCTTTTGAGATTGAGTCGATCATGAAGACCGTTCGTCAGGCTTTCTGCGAAAAATACGACAAAACCGCAGATGCGCTGCCGTTCAAGTTCGGCATTCATACCCACAACGACAGCGGTCTGGCAGTGGCCAATTCCATCGAAGCCGTGCGGTGCGGCGCGGTAATGGTCCAGGGAACCATCAACGGTTACGGCGAACGCTGCGGCAATGCCGACCTGACGTCTATCATTCCGATTCTTCATTTTAAGATGAATCGCCCGTGTGTCTCCGGTGAAAACATGGCCAAACTGAAAAAGCTCTCCCGGTTTGTGAGCGAAACCGCCAATATGATTCCTTTAAACAGCCGGCCCTTTGTGGGTAAAAGCGCTTTTGCCCATAAAGGCGGTATCCACGTGAGCGCAATCATGAAAGTATCCAGAGCCTATGAGCATATGGAGCCCGAGTTGGTGGGAAATCAGCGCCGTGTGCTCGTATCGGATCTTTCGGGCAAAAGCAACGTGGAATACAAGGCCAGAGAACTCGGCGTCGAATTGGAAGCCAACGGGCTCGGTAGCCGTGAAATCGTTAACGAAATCAAACGTATGGAGCAGGAAGGTTATCAATTTGAAGCGGCGGAAGGATCGTTTAAAATTCTGCTGGAAAAGTTATCCGACCAGTTTAGCCCCCTGTTTGAACTCAAAGCGTTTCGGGTCCACATCGAAAAGGACGCCGACCGCCCCTGCAACGCCCACGCCACCATTAAAATCTCCGTCGACGGCAAAGAAGAAATCACCGCCGCCGAGGGGGACGGGCCGGTCAGTGCCCTCGACAACGCTTTGCGCAAAGCGCTGTATAAATTTTATCCGGATCTCGAGAATATGCGGCTGATAGACTACAAGGTCCGGGTCATCGACGGACGCGCAGGAACGGCCGCCAAAGTCAGGGTGTTGATCGAATCACGGGATCAGGATCGAATCTGGAGCACCGTCGGTGTTTCCGAAGACATCATCGAAGCCAGTTGGCAAGCCCTGGCAGACAGCTTTCAATATAAGCTGTCCTTGTAAAACCTCAATTGAGCGCTAAGGCTCAATGGTGAGTTACTTGTCCGTTATTCGTTATTTAAGGCTTCATTAAATGGTCGCTTCGTTGATTGGTTAACTGGTTGAATAGTCAAGGGGTGGCAACGGAAGAAGAATCGTTTTTAGCAAATACCAATTAATGAATCAACAAATGAACCATTTGACCATTTGACCAATAAACGATATCTGAA from Candidatus Desulfatibia profunda encodes the following:
- a CDS encoding citramalate synthase, giving the protein MEPILLYDTTLRDGTQGENISFTAKEKIQIAKRLDDFGIHYIEGGWPGSNPRDMQFFDLAQNTTFNNARITAFGSTRKPRIAAADDPNLQALLKSNTPAVTIFGKTWNLHVKQVMNNTLKENLAMIFESVEFLKNNDREVIYDAEHFFDGYKDNPDYALQTLTAAADAGAQFIVLCDTNGGSLPFEIESIMKTVRQAFCEKYDKTADALPFKFGIHTHNDSGLAVANSIEAVRCGAVMVQGTINGYGERCGNADLTSIIPILHFKMNRPCVSGENMAKLKKLSRFVSETANMIPLNSRPFVGKSAFAHKGGIHVSAIMKVSRAYEHMEPELVGNQRRVLVSDLSGKSNVEYKARELGVELEANGLGSREIVNEIKRMEQEGYQFEAAEGSFKILLEKLSDQFSPLFELKAFRVHIEKDADRPCNAHATIKISVDGKEEITAAEGDGPVSALDNALRKALYKFYPDLENMRLIDYKVRVIDGRAGTAAKVRVLIESRDQDRIWSTVGVSEDIIEASWQALADSFQYKLSL